The following proteins come from a genomic window of Asterias rubens unplaced genomic scaffold, eAstRub1.3, whole genome shotgun sequence:
- the LOC117306377 gene encoding histone acetyltransferase KAT7-like isoform X1: MVKKKLRQESSSDSELISEVESETSTGEAGTSSTDEEAGNRRVTRNSTRLQTRATNQALSMQPYRKSPLKGRKRSSSVSNSPESSDTDSNPKTAIKRKRGPAPKNNSSATTSDGDSNGSGGAPHSPKKRGKTSGEDPQNSPVTKPGVAKLGAPKLGVGKPGAGKPGIGKLGVVLNAEIESRQRKSKLIAVAQVQRSLDIMELKCPVPGCDSVGHITGKFSKHRTVSGCPIYHNMTLEECKARAETRADKAKQKVEDGQEDLEAGSKNLRQSNPARLKQQKKYQVLELRRQRKEMAADQREKNRNHREEYHKSREPLLDGLTSQYDMDLFRQAQIRASEEMERENHSAPFDGVLKKIEFGRFELGTWYSSPYPEEYARLPKLYICEFCLKYMKSTTILRRHTAKCVWRHPPGDEIYRKCNISVFEVDGKKNKIYCQNLCLLAKLFLDHKTLYYDVEPFLFYVMTVNDSTGCHIVGYFSKQEKNSFLNYNVSCILTLPQFMRQGYGKMLIDFSYLLSKREEKIGSPEKPLSDLGLISYRSYWKDVVLKYLSKFSGREISIKDISQETAINPYDIVSTLQSLSMLKYWKGKHLVLKRQDLIDTYLSKTSKKNSLKTIDPLSLKWTPPVGDTI, translated from the exons ATGGTCAAGAAGAAG TTAAGACAAGAGAGTAGCTCGGACTCTGAGCTAATCTCAGAGGTGGAGTCAGAAACTTCTACTGGGGAGGCAGGCACTTCCAGTACCGATGAAGAGGCAGGTAATAGACGTGTGACCAGAAATTCAACTCGCTTGCAGACTAGAGCTACTAATCAAG CTCTGTCGATGCAGCCCTATCGGAAGTCGCCCCTGAAAGGTCGGAAGAGAAGCTCCAGTGTTTCCAACTCCCCTGAGAGCTCGGACACCGACAGCAATCCCAAGACAGCCATAAAACGAAAACGTGGTCCTGCTCCAAAAAACAACAGCAGTGCCACCACCTCTGATGGGGATTCAAATGGGTCTGGAGGGGCACCCCACAGCCCGAAGAAGAGGGGCAAAACATCAGGGGAGGACCCCCAAAACAGCCCAGTGACCAAACCAGGTGTGGCTAAACTAGGTGCGCCCAAACTGGGCGTGGGAAAACCAGGCGCTGGAAAACCGGGCATAGGAAAACTTGGCGTTGTTCTCAACGCAGAGATCGAATCAAGACAGAGGAAGAGTAAACTGATTGCTGTTGCTCAGGTTCAAAGGTCGTTAGATATTATGGAGTTGAAATGTCCGGTGCCCGGTTGTGATTCAGTTG GTCATATCACTGGAAAGTTCAGCAAGCATCGGACAGTCTCGGGATGTCCGATATATCACAACATGACGCTGGAGGAGTGCAAGGCAAGAGCAGAGACCAGGGCAGACAAGGCCAAGCAGAAGGTGGAGGATGGACAGGAAGATTTAGAGGCTGGCTCTAAGAATCTGCGCCAGTCC aaTCCAGCCCGACTCAAGCAGCAGAAGAAGTACCAGGTGCTAGAGCTGAGAAGACAACGGAAGGAGATGGCAGCGGATCAGAGAGAGAAGAATCGCAACCATCGGGAGGAGTACCACAAGAGTCGAGAGCCCCTCCTAGACGGCCTGACCTCCCAGTACGACATGGACCTGTTCCGACAGGCTCAGATCAGAGCTTCTGAAGAGATG GAGAGAGAAAATCACAGTGCACCCTTTGATGGAGTCTTAAAGAAGATTGAGTTCGGCCGGTTTGAGCTAGGAACCTGGTACAGCTCCCCTTATCCTGAGGAGTACGCCCGGCTTCCCAAGCTCTACATCTGCGAGTTCTGTCTCAAGTACATGAAAAGCACCACCATCTTAAGACGGCACACGGCCAAGTGTGTATGGAGGCATCCACCAGGTGATGAGATCTATCGCAAGTGTAACATCTCGGTCTTTGAAGTGGATGGCAAGAAaaacaag ATATACTGCCAGAATCTGTGCCTTCTTGCCAAGCTATTCCTGGACCACAAGACGCTCTACTACGATGTGGAGCCTTTCCTCTTCTATGTGATGACAGTCAATGACTCAACAGGCTGCCATATCGTAGGATACTTCTCAAAG CAGGAGAAGAACTCGTTCTTGAACTACAATGTATCCTGCATCTTGACGTTGCCGCAGTTCATGCGACAGGGTTACGGCAAAATGCTGATTGATTTCA GTTATTTACTTTCCAAGCGAGAAGAGAAGATCGGATCCCCAGAGAAGCCCCTCTCGGATCTTGGACTGATCAGCTATCGTAGCTACTGGAAGGACGTGGTGCTTAAATATCTCAGCAAGTTTAGCGGCCGAGAAATCTCTATCAAAG ATATCAGCCAGGAGACCGCCATCAATCCATACGACATAGTCAGCACCCTGCAATCACTCAGTATGCTTAAATACTGGAAAGGGAAACATCTCGTGCTGAAGCGCCAGGATCTCATCGATACGTACCTCAGCAAGACCTCAAAGAAGAACAGCCTCAAGACGATCGACCCGCTATCGCTTAAATGGACTCCACCTGTTGGCGACACAATCTAG
- the LOC117306377 gene encoding histone acetyltransferase KAT7-like isoform X2: protein MVKKKLRQESSSDSELISEVESETSTGEAGTSSTDEEAGNRRVTRNSTRLQTRATNQALSMQPYRKSPLKGRKRSSSVSNSPESSDTDSNPKTAIKRKRGPAPKNNSSATTSDGDSNGSGGAPHSPKKRGKTSGEDPQNSPVTKPGVAKLGAPKLGVGKPGAGKPGIGKLGVVLNAEIESRQRKSKLIAVAQVQRSLDIMELKCPVPGCDSVGHITGKFSKHRTVSGCPIYHNMTLEECKARAETRADKAKQKVEDGQEDLEAGSKNLRQSNPARLKQQKKYQVLELRRQRKEMAADQREKNRNHREEYHKSREPLLDGLTSQYDMDLFRQAQIRASEEMERENHSAPFDGVLKKIEFGRFELGTWYSSPYPEEYARLPKLYICEFCLKYMKSTTILRRHTAKCVWRHPPGDEIYRKCNISVFEVDGKKNKIYCQNLCLLAKLFLDHKTLYYDVEPFLFYVMTVNDSTGCHIVGYFSKEKNSFLNYNVSCILTLPQFMRQGYGKMLIDFSYLLSKREEKIGSPEKPLSDLGLISYRSYWKDVVLKYLSKFSGREISIKDISQETAINPYDIVSTLQSLSMLKYWKGKHLVLKRQDLIDTYLSKTSKKNSLKTIDPLSLKWTPPVGDTI from the exons ATGGTCAAGAAGAAG TTAAGACAAGAGAGTAGCTCGGACTCTGAGCTAATCTCAGAGGTGGAGTCAGAAACTTCTACTGGGGAGGCAGGCACTTCCAGTACCGATGAAGAGGCAGGTAATAGACGTGTGACCAGAAATTCAACTCGCTTGCAGACTAGAGCTACTAATCAAG CTCTGTCGATGCAGCCCTATCGGAAGTCGCCCCTGAAAGGTCGGAAGAGAAGCTCCAGTGTTTCCAACTCCCCTGAGAGCTCGGACACCGACAGCAATCCCAAGACAGCCATAAAACGAAAACGTGGTCCTGCTCCAAAAAACAACAGCAGTGCCACCACCTCTGATGGGGATTCAAATGGGTCTGGAGGGGCACCCCACAGCCCGAAGAAGAGGGGCAAAACATCAGGGGAGGACCCCCAAAACAGCCCAGTGACCAAACCAGGTGTGGCTAAACTAGGTGCGCCCAAACTGGGCGTGGGAAAACCAGGCGCTGGAAAACCGGGCATAGGAAAACTTGGCGTTGTTCTCAACGCAGAGATCGAATCAAGACAGAGGAAGAGTAAACTGATTGCTGTTGCTCAGGTTCAAAGGTCGTTAGATATTATGGAGTTGAAATGTCCGGTGCCCGGTTGTGATTCAGTTG GTCATATCACTGGAAAGTTCAGCAAGCATCGGACAGTCTCGGGATGTCCGATATATCACAACATGACGCTGGAGGAGTGCAAGGCAAGAGCAGAGACCAGGGCAGACAAGGCCAAGCAGAAGGTGGAGGATGGACAGGAAGATTTAGAGGCTGGCTCTAAGAATCTGCGCCAGTCC aaTCCAGCCCGACTCAAGCAGCAGAAGAAGTACCAGGTGCTAGAGCTGAGAAGACAACGGAAGGAGATGGCAGCGGATCAGAGAGAGAAGAATCGCAACCATCGGGAGGAGTACCACAAGAGTCGAGAGCCCCTCCTAGACGGCCTGACCTCCCAGTACGACATGGACCTGTTCCGACAGGCTCAGATCAGAGCTTCTGAAGAGATG GAGAGAGAAAATCACAGTGCACCCTTTGATGGAGTCTTAAAGAAGATTGAGTTCGGCCGGTTTGAGCTAGGAACCTGGTACAGCTCCCCTTATCCTGAGGAGTACGCCCGGCTTCCCAAGCTCTACATCTGCGAGTTCTGTCTCAAGTACATGAAAAGCACCACCATCTTAAGACGGCACACGGCCAAGTGTGTATGGAGGCATCCACCAGGTGATGAGATCTATCGCAAGTGTAACATCTCGGTCTTTGAAGTGGATGGCAAGAAaaacaag ATATACTGCCAGAATCTGTGCCTTCTTGCCAAGCTATTCCTGGACCACAAGACGCTCTACTACGATGTGGAGCCTTTCCTCTTCTATGTGATGACAGTCAATGACTCAACAGGCTGCCATATCGTAGGATACTTCTCAAAG GAGAAGAACTCGTTCTTGAACTACAATGTATCCTGCATCTTGACGTTGCCGCAGTTCATGCGACAGGGTTACGGCAAAATGCTGATTGATTTCA GTTATTTACTTTCCAAGCGAGAAGAGAAGATCGGATCCCCAGAGAAGCCCCTCTCGGATCTTGGACTGATCAGCTATCGTAGCTACTGGAAGGACGTGGTGCTTAAATATCTCAGCAAGTTTAGCGGCCGAGAAATCTCTATCAAAG ATATCAGCCAGGAGACCGCCATCAATCCATACGACATAGTCAGCACCCTGCAATCACTCAGTATGCTTAAATACTGGAAAGGGAAACATCTCGTGCTGAAGCGCCAGGATCTCATCGATACGTACCTCAGCAAGACCTCAAAGAAGAACAGCCTCAAGACGATCGACCCGCTATCGCTTAAATGGACTCCACCTGTTGGCGACACAATCTAG
- the LOC117306378 gene encoding AAC-rich mRNA clone AAC4 protein-like, giving the protein MEGFIPNTALSEKKKGLRSSSPKEKSVFCKSRPVKRRVRHSRNPSPPVHLYIGANFAVRLHHNFRFQRHVTNSYERGLIWTEFESFRRLSHMTLSECAVRILTVPNAGGNSVESEVLSFELLHRCFGARLLKTEMEVAYFPEGGSITDFTCEMFGTRLGVSVTRAMKFKGVFELEDAEKLLRKKLNGVVTSSRNTLEHWSKQILHIWATNHNVAAQIARSYSTMPRHLTSNTVVLVTVVTKDLDRLSIF; this is encoded by the exons ATGGAGGGTTTTATTCCAAACACAGCTTTATCAGAGAAGAAGAAGGGGTTACGCTCCTCCTCACCAAAAGAGAAAAGTGTGTTTTGCAAGAGCCGCCCTGTTAAGAGACGAGTTCGTCATTCTAGAAACCCTTCTCCTCCGGTTCATCTGTACATTGGAGCGAACTTTGCCGTTCGTCTTCATCACAACTTCAG gTTCCAGCGACACGTAACCAACAGTTACGAGAGAGGCCTGATCTGGACTGAGTTTGAATCTTTCAGGCGACTGTCTCACATGACGCTGTCAGAATGTGCAGTAAGAATCTTGACGGTCCCAAATGCTGGAGGAAATTCTGTGGAGTCTGAGGTTTTAAG cTTTGAGCTTCTTCATCGATGCTTTGGTGCTCGCCTACTGAAGACCGAGATGGAGGTGGCGTACTTCCCAGAGGGTGGTTCCATCACTGATTTCACATGCGAGATGTTTGGAACTAGACTTGGTGTGTCCGTtaccagagccatgaaattcaaAGGCGTCTTTGAACTCGAAGATGCTGAGAAACTGCTACGTAAAAAATTAAATG GAGTCGTAACATCCAGCAGGAACACTCTGGAACATTGGagcaaacagattcttcacatcTGGGCAACCAATCACAACGTGGCTGCTCAGATTGCTCGCTCTTACTCCACAATGCCCCGCCATCTCACATCCAATACAGTTGTCCTGGTTACGGTCGTAACAAAAGACTTGGACAGGCTGTCCATATTTTAA